In uncultured delta proteobacterium, the following proteins share a genomic window:
- a CDS encoding Transcriptional regulator, GntR family: MMRGIQKLTYSDQIREYIKKCILNGEYNPGDKINEVDIATRLKVSRAPVREALQHLAETGLLVSVPQKGKFITSLTAREIYDSYMTGGILEGAAVASTIHLFTDNDFKGMENLVAEMDRRAKDPDAIHTIAELDNAFHEYMFSRSDNKLLRELSRRCCQGLSKFLLYRHWSKVFVPEEMHRRHKIVLDAVLTRDPAAIETAVRTHYMESGKRMAQYGSDVTPPA, encoded by the coding sequence ATGATGAGAGGCATTCAAAAGCTTACCTACAGCGACCAGATCCGGGAGTACATAAAAAAATGTATTCTCAACGGAGAATACAACCCGGGGGACAAGATCAACGAGGTGGACATCGCAACCCGCCTCAAGGTCAGCCGCGCGCCCGTGCGCGAGGCGCTGCAGCATCTTGCGGAAACGGGCCTTCTCGTCTCCGTGCCGCAAAAGGGCAAGTTCATCACCAGCCTGACGGCCAGGGAAATATACGACAGTTACATGACCGGCGGCATCCTGGAAGGAGCGGCCGTCGCCTCCACCATCCACCTGTTTACCGACAACGACTTCAAGGGCATGGAAAACCTGGTGGCGGAAATGGACCGCAGGGCGAAAGACCCGGACGCCATCCACACCATCGCCGAACTGGACAACGCGTTTCATGAGTACATGTTCTCCCGGAGCGACAACAAACTGCTGCGGGAGCTTTCGCGCCGGTGCTGCCAGGGGCTTTCCAAATTCCTTCTCTACCGGCACTGGTCAAAGGTTTTCGTGCCCGAGGAAATGCACCGGCGGCACAAAATCGTTCTGGACGCGGTGTTGACCCGCGACCCCGCAGCTATTGAAACGGCCGTCCGCACCCACTATATGGAGTCCGGAAAGCGCATGGCCCAATACGGTTCTGACGTTACCCCGCCCGCGTGA
- a CDS encoding NADPH-dependent FMN reductase, whose amino-acid sequence MFALAVNASPRPKSNTGILLENVLQPLRDAGWETETIKIGAKPMSGCIACMQCRKLKNSRCAITKDAFNDIYARMVEADAIILGTPTYFTDVTAEMKALIDRSGYVSQSNDGAFAGKIGSAVIAVRRGGATHAFDTINHLFLKSNMIVPGSRYWNMGYGLKEEDVLTDAEGLANMTNLGQMIAWLGACIKPGLGALPK is encoded by the coding sequence ATGTTCGCCCTCGCCGTTAACGCCAGTCCCCGTCCCAAAAGCAATACCGGCATCCTGCTCGAAAACGTGCTCCAGCCCCTGCGCGACGCGGGTTGGGAAACAGAGACCATCAAAATCGGCGCCAAACCCATGTCCGGGTGTATCGCCTGCATGCAGTGCCGGAAGCTGAAAAACAGCCGGTGCGCCATCACCAAGGACGCGTTTAACGATATTTACGCCCGCATGGTGGAGGCCGACGCCATCATCCTCGGCACCCCGACCTATTTCACGGACGTCACCGCCGAAATGAAGGCGCTCATCGACCGGTCCGGCTACGTCTCCCAGTCCAACGACGGCGCCTTCGCCGGGAAGATCGGCTCGGCCGTCATCGCCGTGCGCCGCGGCGGCGCGACCCACGCCTTTGACACCATCAACCACCTCTTCCTCAAGAGCAATATGATCGTGCCGGGCTCCCGCTACTGGAACATGGGCTACGGCCTCAAGGAAGAAGATGTGCTCACCGACGCGGAAGGCCTCGCCAACATGACCAACCTCGGCCAGATGATCGCCTGGCTCGGCGCCTGCATCAAGCCCGGCCTGGGGGCGTTACCGAAATAA
- a CDS encoding conserved hypothetical protein (Evidence 4 : Homologs of previously reported genes of unknown function), whose product MVTHPSLAGYAEESAKLVKDYEEFPFDVIFANFLHAFPQTPCRALDIGAGTGRHAAALARRGHAVVAVEPTRELREAGKTLHGDVPLTWVDDTLPGLAALGEGPLAGPYGLVLMAAVLMHFDAAERDSIIRRVAELLAPGGRFILTLRHGPVPSGRRMFSVPYEEVVALSEPRGLRYLCHGEEIDHARRPGVSWTMLCLEKTTT is encoded by the coding sequence ATGGTCACGCATCCTTCCCTGGCGGGGTACGCGGAAGAATCGGCAAAACTCGTCAAGGATTACGAAGAGTTCCCTTTTGACGTAATCTTCGCGAATTTTCTGCACGCTTTTCCCCAGACGCCGTGCCGCGCTCTGGATATAGGCGCGGGCACGGGACGCCATGCCGCTGCCCTTGCCCGGCGGGGGCACGCCGTTGTGGCGGTGGAACCCACCCGGGAACTGCGCGAAGCGGGCAAAACCCTGCACGGCGACGTTCCCCTGACCTGGGTCGACGACACCCTGCCCGGCCTTGCGGCCCTTGGCGAAGGCCCGTTGGCGGGCCCGTACGGGCTCGTCCTGATGGCCGCCGTGCTCATGCATTTTGACGCGGCGGAAAGGGATAGCATCATCCGGCGCGTGGCCGAACTGCTCGCTCCGGGCGGGCGGTTCATCCTGACGCTCAGGCACGGGCCCGTTCCCTCCGGCAGGCGGATGTTTTCCGTGCCGTATGAAGAAGTCGTCGCGCTGTCGGAACCGCGCGGCCTGCGGTACCTGTGTCATGGCGAGGAAATCGACCACGCCCGCAGGCCGGGGGTGAGCTGGACCATGCTGTGTTTGGAAAAAACCACGACATAA
- the pyrH gene encoding uridylate kinase (Evidence 2a : Function of homologous gene experimentally demonstrated in an other organism; PubMedId : 1447125, 169229, 7711027, 9457846, 9677289; Product type e : enzyme) produces the protein MPQYKRILLKLSGEALAGEQKYGIDPVTVSKICEEVAEVVRMGVQVAMVIGGGNIFRGMAGAARGMDRSTADYMGMLATVMNAVAVQDAMETLGHPTRVLSAITMQEICEPYIKRRAERHLEKGRVLICAGGTGNPYFTTDTAAALRGMELKCDVIIKATKVDGVYDKDPVKYGDAVKYNTVSFEEALGKRLGVMDATAISLAMENNMPIIVCNMFGGDIARLIKGEAVGTIVQGGC, from the coding sequence ATGCCGCAATACAAACGAATCCTGCTCAAACTCTCCGGCGAGGCGCTGGCGGGGGAACAAAAATACGGCATTGACCCGGTCACGGTTTCAAAGATATGTGAGGAAGTCGCCGAGGTTGTCCGCATGGGCGTGCAGGTGGCCATGGTCATCGGCGGGGGCAACATCTTCCGGGGCATGGCGGGCGCCGCGCGCGGCATGGACCGCTCCACGGCGGATTACATGGGCATGCTCGCCACCGTCATGAACGCGGTGGCCGTGCAGGACGCCATGGAAACATTGGGGCACCCCACGCGGGTTCTTTCCGCCATCACCATGCAGGAAATCTGCGAGCCGTATATCAAACGGCGGGCGGAGCGCCACCTGGAAAAAGGCCGCGTGCTCATCTGCGCGGGCGGCACGGGCAACCCTTACTTCACCACGGACACCGCCGCCGCCCTGCGCGGCATGGAACTGAAGTGCGACGTCATTATCAAGGCCACCAAGGTTGACGGGGTTTACGACAAGGACCCGGTAAAATACGGGGACGCGGTCAAATACAACACCGTCTCCTTTGAAGAGGCGCTGGGGAAACGGCTCGGCGTCATGGACGCGACGGCCATCAGCCTGGCCATGGAAAACAATATGCCCATCATCGTCTGCAACATGTTCGGCGGGGACATAGCCCGCCTCATCAAAGGCGAGGCCGTGGGCACGATAGTACAAGGAGGATGCTGA
- a CDS encoding Glycosyl transferase group 1, which yields MNTPDPHAPLRVVQVVNVRWFNATAWYGLFLSTLLRDAGHEVRVLGLAGTECFDRARDMGLDPEPLDLNSAFAAGAAYLRLRRLVREFRPHIVNCHRGESFLLWGLLKKSGGFRLVRTRGDQRPPKGNFPNILLHAKAADAVIATSSGIAAGLREILRVPESRVHTILGGVDTRRFYPDAPGRAAVREALGLLPDQIAIGLVGRFDAVKGQKELLFAYSRLRAMLGDEARRLRLVLAGFPTSSTSEEAVRGWADAAGVAESVMFPGRCGDVRALMNALDLGVVASLGSETIARVALEIMACGVPLVGTRVGVMPDLLRDDALVPPGDAEATARALCRFVTEPAFGEGLRAAQHERMRDLGEKDFLEKTLAVYRGVLA from the coding sequence GTGAACACTCCCGATCCCCATGCCCCCCTGCGCGTAGTGCAGGTCGTGAACGTGCGGTGGTTTAACGCCACCGCCTGGTACGGCCTGTTTCTTTCCACGCTGTTGCGCGATGCCGGTCACGAGGTGCGCGTCCTCGGCCTCGCCGGGACGGAATGCTTCGACCGGGCGCGGGACATGGGGCTTGATCCCGAGCCGCTGGATTTGAACAGCGCTTTCGCGGCGGGCGCGGCATACCTGCGGTTGCGGCGCCTGGTGCGGGAATTCAGACCGCATATCGTCAACTGCCACCGGGGCGAATCCTTTCTCCTCTGGGGGCTGCTCAAAAAATCCGGCGGTTTCCGCCTTGTGCGCACACGCGGCGACCAGCGGCCGCCCAAGGGCAATTTTCCGAACATCCTGCTCCACGCGAAGGCGGCGGACGCGGTTATCGCCACCAGTTCCGGCATTGCCGCCGGTTTGCGGGAGATTCTGCGCGTTCCGGAAAGCCGGGTGCACACGATTCTGGGCGGCGTGGATACCCGCCGCTTTTACCCGGATGCCCCGGGCCGCGCCGCCGTGCGCGAGGCTCTCGGCCTCTTGCCGGACCAGATCGCGATCGGGCTGGTGGGGCGGTTTGACGCGGTCAAGGGGCAGAAGGAATTGCTTTTCGCATACTCCCGGCTGCGGGCGATGCTGGGGGATGAGGCCCGGCGGCTGCGGCTGGTGCTGGCGGGTTTTCCCACCTCTTCCACGAGCGAGGAGGCCGTGCGCGGCTGGGCCGACGCGGCGGGCGTGGCGGAGAGCGTCATGTTCCCCGGCCGGTGCGGCGACGTGCGCGCGCTCATGAACGCGCTCGACCTGGGGGTTGTGGCGTCCCTCGGTTCCGAGACCATCGCCCGCGTCGCCCTGGAGATAATGGCCTGCGGGGTGCCGCTCGTGGGCACGCGGGTAGGGGTGATGCCGGACCTGTTGCGGGATGACGCCCTCGTGCCGCCCGGCGACGCGGAGGCCACGGCCCGGGCGCTTTGCCGGTTCGTGACCGAGCCCGCTTTTGGGGAAGGCTTACGCGCGGCGCAGCATGAGCGCATGCGCGACTTGGGGGAAAAGGACTTTCTGGAAAAAACCCTCGCCGTGTACCGGGGCGTGCTGGCGTAA
- a CDS encoding hypothetical protein (Evidence 5 : No homology to any previously reported sequences) produces MFGWECEEKYKHCRNKQTTIHAATPPCGVLASARSIAYYRGMKRNRVLLFAFGLAASLAVLYGVTRPGWDVANLAAAREHDRLLVVLPEKAEKAKATLRAFAKKDGTWREVFTAGGFVGYAGIATAKKEGDGATPQGAFTLRRAFGTAENPGTRLPYTAIDAGDVWVDDPASRHYNTMVKRDAPGKDWGTAEDLAQETTAYKYAVVIEYNTAPVVNGAGSAIFLHCAVGRPTAGCVSVAEADMVRLLRFLEPGDAIVIAASPADLRAMYAPDDK; encoded by the coding sequence ATGTTTGGATGGGAATGTGAAGAAAAATACAAGCACTGCCGGAACAAACAGACGACGATACATGCCGCCACGCCGCCGTGCGGCGTTCTTGCAAGCGCGCGATCCATCGCATACTATCGGGGCATGAAACGGAACCGCGTTCTCCTGTTCGCCTTCGGCCTTGCCGCGTCACTCGCCGTTCTTTACGGTGTCACCCGGCCGGGCTGGGACGTGGCAAACCTTGCGGCGGCCCGGGAGCACGACAGGCTGCTCGTCGTTCTGCCGGAAAAAGCGGAAAAGGCCAAGGCCACACTCCGGGCCTTTGCCAAGAAAGACGGCACGTGGCGGGAAGTTTTCACGGCCGGGGGATTCGTCGGATACGCCGGCATTGCCACGGCCAAAAAAGAAGGCGACGGCGCGACGCCGCAGGGGGCGTTCACACTTCGCCGGGCGTTCGGGACGGCCGAAAATCCGGGTACCCGGCTTCCGTACACGGCAATTGACGCGGGCGACGTCTGGGTGGACGATCCTGCTTCCCGCCACTACAACACGATGGTCAAAAGGGATGCGCCGGGCAAGGACTGGGGTACCGCCGAAGATCTTGCGCAGGAAACCACGGCTTACAAATATGCCGTGGTTATCGAATACAACACCGCGCCCGTCGTCAACGGGGCAGGTTCCGCCATCTTCCTGCACTGCGCCGTCGGCAGGCCCACGGCGGGCTGCGTCAGCGTGGCGGAGGCGGACATGGTCCGGCTGCTCCGCTTCCTGGAGCCGGGAGACGCTATCGTCATTGCCGCTTCCCCCGCTGATCTGCGGGCCATGTACGCACCGGACGACAAATAA
- the uppP gene encoding Undecaprenyl-diphosphatase, with product MPETLVAVILGIVQGLTEFLPVSSSGHLIITNALIGEDTLRMKTFEVVIQFGSIFAVLLLYRKRFFALLFPSALAGKTAPGGFSGPRGLFLLFLTCLPASILGFFAHDIIKDSLFNPASVALALIVGAVAMLLVERRQSPPAVTTVDGITPRMALCVGLCQCFSLWPGFSRSASTIMGGMLAGARRDVAAEYSFIAAVPIMFAATSFDLYMSFDILKAGDIPFFLLGMAVSLIVALLAIKIFMGLVGRISLRPFAWYRLALAPLVFWALHANAL from the coding sequence ATGCCCGAGACTCTTGTCGCGGTAATTCTCGGGATCGTGCAAGGGCTTACCGAGTTCCTGCCGGTCTCCTCTTCCGGCCATCTTATTATTACCAACGCGCTTATCGGCGAAGACACCCTCCGGATGAAAACGTTCGAGGTGGTGATCCAGTTCGGTTCCATCTTCGCCGTGCTCCTGCTTTACCGGAAACGGTTTTTTGCCCTCCTGTTCCCCTCCGCCCTTGCCGGGAAAACGGCTCCCGGCGGTTTTTCGGGCCCTCGCGGGCTTTTTCTGCTGTTCCTGACCTGCCTGCCCGCGTCCATCCTCGGTTTTTTTGCCCATGACATCATCAAGGATTCCTTGTTCAACCCCGCCAGCGTGGCTCTCGCGCTGATCGTCGGGGCCGTGGCCATGCTGCTCGTGGAGCGCAGGCAAAGCCCGCCCGCCGTCACGACAGTTGACGGGATAACCCCGCGCATGGCGCTGTGCGTCGGTCTATGCCAGTGTTTTTCACTCTGGCCTGGGTTTTCCCGGTCCGCCTCGACCATCATGGGCGGCATGCTGGCGGGCGCGCGGCGCGACGTGGCGGCCGAATATTCCTTTATCGCCGCCGTGCCCATCATGTTCGCGGCCACCTCTTTTGACCTGTATATGTCCTTTGATATTCTCAAGGCGGGCGATATCCCTTTCTTTCTCCTGGGAATGGCGGTATCGTTGATCGTGGCGCTTTTGGCCATCAAAATTTTTATGGGGCTCGTTGGCAGGATATCGCTGCGCCCCTTCGCCTGGTACCGCCTCGCTCTTGCGCCCCTTGTTTTCTGGGCTTTGCACGCCAACGCGCTATAG
- a CDS encoding Aminotransferase class I and II — protein sequence MHIADRISRLGTETAFAVAAKAAAHAAAGGTVYPFHLGDLNIPTAQIVQEAAIKAMRDGKTNYCPPAGIAPLRDAMAQDTNSKRGTKYSMENVSMQPGGKPVISKFLMALMNPGDEVLCPNPGFPIYESQIEFLGGKVLPYPIIPAGNYFTFDLDALEKLITPKTKLLIINDYHNPTGAELSAAERERMVEIANRHNLMVLLDEAYFETHYDNKATSLVSLPGMVERSVLLYTFSKKFAMTGWRLGAAIGPKEIIDTFNKLNVNFESCTCQFVQWAGLEGLTGDQSGPAKIVDILRERRDVAVDILNSTPGVTCMKPNASFYLYPDVTDLMARKGFGDDYDAFAEDVLSKTGVSFCTRLHFGRPLPGETRRYIRLAFSGIDVAAIRDGLGKLKNYAS from the coding sequence ATGCACATTGCCGACAGGATCAGCAGACTTGGCACGGAAACCGCCTTCGCCGTGGCGGCAAAAGCCGCGGCTCATGCCGCCGCGGGCGGCACGGTGTACCCCTTCCACCTGGGCGACTTGAACATTCCGACGGCGCAGATCGTCCAGGAGGCCGCCATCAAGGCCATGCGCGACGGCAAGACGAACTATTGCCCGCCCGCCGGGATCGCTCCCCTGCGCGACGCCATGGCCCAGGACACCAACAGCAAGCGCGGCACGAAATACAGCATGGAGAACGTCTCCATGCAGCCGGGCGGCAAACCCGTTATTTCCAAATTTCTCATGGCGCTGATGAATCCCGGCGACGAGGTGCTCTGCCCGAACCCCGGTTTTCCCATTTACGAATCCCAGATCGAATTCCTCGGCGGCAAGGTGCTCCCCTATCCCATCATCCCCGCCGGGAACTATTTTACCTTTGATCTGGACGCGCTGGAAAAGCTCATTACGCCCAAAACAAAGCTTCTCATCATCAACGACTACCACAACCCCACGGGGGCGGAACTCTCCGCCGCCGAGCGGGAACGCATGGTGGAAATCGCCAACCGCCACAACCTGATGGTGCTGCTGGACGAAGCGTATTTCGAAACCCACTACGACAACAAGGCCACCAGCCTTGTTTCCCTGCCCGGCATGGTGGAGAGGAGCGTGCTGCTCTATACCTTCTCGAAAAAGTTCGCCATGACCGGCTGGCGGCTGGGCGCGGCCATCGGTCCCAAGGAAATCATCGACACCTTCAACAAGCTCAACGTCAACTTTGAGTCCTGCACCTGCCAGTTCGTCCAATGGGCGGGCCTTGAAGGCCTGACCGGCGACCAGAGCGGCCCGGCCAAAATAGTGGACATCCTGCGCGAACGGCGCGACGTTGCCGTGGACATCCTGAACAGCACGCCCGGCGTTACCTGCATGAAGCCCAACGCCTCGTTCTATCTGTATCCGGACGTCACGGACCTTATGGCCCGCAAGGGATTCGGCGACGACTACGACGCGTTTGCCGAAGACGTTCTCAGCAAAACGGGCGTTTCCTTCTGCACGCGGCTGCACTTCGGCCGGCCCCTGCCCGGCGAAACGCGCCGCTATATCCGCCTGGCGTTCTCCGGCATCGACGTTGCCGCCATCCGCGACGGCCTCGGCAAGCTGAAGAACTACGCTTCCTGA
- a CDS encoding Conserved carboxylase region, whose amino-acid sequence MAFSPIKPVYRAANASGQRPLNIMETVLRDGHQSLAATRMRLSDMEPELEALDEIGYWALEAWGGATFDSALRFLNEDPWERLRFLRSKLKKTPISMLLRGQNILGYNHYADDVVETFVEKMVEHGISVIRIFDALNDVRNLETAIKAAKKSGAHVQGACVYTISPYHTAQNYVDLAETFAERGVDSLAIKDMSGLLAPYDAYNLVKSLKENPKTKHLPVHVHTHYTSGMGSMTYLKAAEAGADCVDCALSPFALGTSQPATESIIAALEGQPRDTGIKKESLYPIADFFRDVKKKLAKDFSLNTAFDVDTKVLTFQLPGGMLSNLRNQLKEQGWEDKYPELLEEMPKVRADLGYPPLVTPTSQIVGSMAAMNVGLGERYMVVPQEVSDLARGKYGKTPAPVNPEVKAQIIGDLPIIDYRPADDIPPQMESLKKELGERGYPNASVEDVLSYALFPEVAIEFFKKNR is encoded by the coding sequence ATGGCTTTTTCCCCGATCAAACCTGTGTACAGAGCGGCCAATGCTTCCGGCCAGCGCCCCCTCAACATCATGGAGACGGTCCTGCGCGACGGGCACCAATCCCTCGCGGCCACCCGGATGCGTCTTTCCGATATGGAGCCGGAACTGGAAGCGCTGGACGAAATCGGCTACTGGGCTCTGGAAGCCTGGGGCGGCGCGACCTTTGACTCCGCGCTGCGGTTCCTGAACGAAGACCCCTGGGAGCGGCTGCGGTTCCTGCGCTCCAAGCTGAAAAAAACCCCCATATCCATGCTGCTGCGCGGCCAGAACATCCTCGGCTACAACCACTATGCCGATGACGTGGTGGAAACCTTCGTGGAAAAGATGGTCGAGCACGGCATCAGCGTCATCCGCATTTTTGACGCTCTGAACGACGTGCGCAACCTCGAAACCGCCATCAAGGCCGCCAAGAAAAGCGGCGCGCACGTGCAGGGCGCCTGCGTGTACACCATCAGCCCCTATCACACGGCCCAGAACTACGTGGACCTCGCCGAAACCTTCGCCGAACGCGGCGTGGATTCCCTGGCCATCAAGGACATGTCGGGCCTGCTGGCTCCCTATGACGCCTACAACCTCGTCAAGAGCCTGAAAGAGAACCCCAAAACCAAGCATCTGCCCGTTCACGTCCACACCCACTACACCAGCGGCATGGGTTCCATGACCTACCTGAAAGCCGCCGAAGCCGGCGCGGACTGCGTTGACTGCGCGCTGTCTCCCTTTGCCCTCGGCACATCCCAGCCCGCCACGGAATCCATTATCGCCGCCCTGGAAGGCCAGCCGCGCGATACGGGCATCAAAAAGGAAAGCCTGTACCCCATCGCCGATTTCTTCCGCGACGTGAAGAAAAAGCTGGCCAAGGACTTCAGCCTGAATACCGCGTTTGACGTGGATACCAAGGTGCTTACCTTCCAGCTCCCCGGCGGCATGCTCTCCAACCTGCGCAACCAGCTGAAAGAACAGGGCTGGGAAGACAAGTATCCCGAGCTGCTTGAAGAAATGCCCAAGGTGCGCGCCGACCTCGGCTACCCGCCGCTGGTGACCCCCACCAGCCAGATCGTGGGTTCCATGGCCGCCATGAACGTGGGCCTGGGTGAACGCTACATGGTGGTGCCCCAGGAAGTGAGCGACCTCGCGCGCGGCAAGTACGGCAAAACCCCGGCTCCGGTCAACCCGGAAGTCAAGGCCCAGATCATCGGCGATCTGCCGATCATCGACTACCGCCCGGCGGACGATATCCCGCCCCAGATGGAATCCCTGAAAAAAGAACTCGGCGAACGCGGCTACCCCAACGCTTCCGTCGAGGACGTTCTCAGCTACGCCCTGTTCCCGGAAGTGGCCATCGAGTTCTTCAAAAAGAACCGCTAA
- the gltB gene encoding Glycosyltransferase, group2 family protein has protein sequence MPETATEPQRPAITGVVLTRDGERLIGKCLASLSFCDAVLVVDSGSADNTIAIAKEAGATVIENPWPGFAAQFTFAAAKVATDWFFILDQDECCSDELGKAILEHIRDARRADNDLAAPITAFSIARRSWYFDRFMKHGGWYPDHILRVFRTGLVTFSQDAHIHYHPKGASAHITTGEVIHYPYTGFFHQLAKLNVYAEQGADALRASGKKGGVLPGLGHAVARFCRIYILKAGFLDGRAGFLAAMHGAFYAFLKYVRVLESDWGHPFDHK, from the coding sequence GTGCCAGAAACAGCCACAGAACCACAGCGCCCGGCCATAACCGGTGTCGTGCTCACCCGGGACGGCGAACGCCTGATCGGGAAATGCCTTGCCTCCCTATCCTTCTGTGATGCCGTGCTCGTCGTGGACAGCGGCAGCGCGGACAACACCATCGCCATAGCCAAAGAGGCCGGAGCCACGGTCATCGAAAATCCCTGGCCGGGGTTTGCCGCGCAGTTCACCTTTGCGGCGGCCAAGGTCGCCACGGATTGGTTCTTCATCCTGGACCAGGACGAATGCTGCTCCGACGAGCTGGGCAAGGCCATCCTGGAGCATATCCGGGACGCGCGCCGCGCGGACAACGACCTGGCGGCCCCCATAACGGCTTTTTCCATTGCCCGGCGTTCCTGGTATTTCGACCGCTTCATGAAGCACGGCGGCTGGTACCCGGACCATATCCTGCGGGTATTCAGGACCGGACTGGTCACCTTCTCGCAGGACGCGCACATCCATTACCATCCCAAGGGCGCGTCCGCCCACATCACAACGGGCGAAGTCATCCACTACCCGTACACCGGGTTTTTCCACCAGCTCGCCAAACTCAACGTTTACGCGGAGCAAGGCGCGGACGCGTTACGCGCCTCCGGCAAAAAGGGCGGCGTGCTGCCCGGCCTGGGGCATGCCGTGGCCCGGTTTTGCCGCATCTATATTCTGAAGGCCGGGTTCCTCGACGGCCGGGCCGGGTTTCTGGCCGCAATGCACGGGGCGTTTTACGCATTTCTGAAATATGTCCGGGTGCTCGAGTCCGACTGGGGCCACCCGTTTGACCACAAATAA